One window of Microcoleus vaginatus PCC 9802 genomic DNA carries:
- a CDS encoding RNA-binding protein, with protein sequence MSIYVGNLSYEVTSDDLNEVFAEYGTVSRVQVPMDRETGRMRGFAFVEMASEAEEAAAIAALDGAEWMGRDLKVNKAKPREDNKRPSGGGGGWGDKDRSSRRY encoded by the coding sequence ATGTCGATTTACGTGGGTAATCTTTCATATGAGGTAACATCAGACGACCTCAACGAAGTATTTGCCGAGTACGGTACTGTAAGCCGCGTCCAAGTGCCAATGGACCGGGAAACAGGCAGGATGCGAGGTTTTGCTTTTGTGGAAATGGCAAGCGAGGCAGAAGAAGCAGCAGCCATCGCAGCTCTAGACGGTGCTGAGTGGATGGGTCGTGACTTGAAAGTCAACAAAGCCAAACCTCGCGAAGACAACAAACGCCCCTCGGGTGGCGGCGGCGGCTGGGGCGACAAAGATCGCTCTTCACGACGCTACTAA
- a CDS encoding SDR family NAD(P)-dependent oxidoreductase yields MNSSLTRPLAVVTGASNGIGYELAKQFAQNGFDLLVTATGASINEAAQAFEGLGAQVETVQADLATYDGVETLYNHIKATNRPVEAIAINAGVGVGGDFARETDLKDELNLINLNVVSSVHLAKRVVKDMVDRGQGRILFTSSIAALMPGPFEAVYAASKAFIHSFSEGLRNELKDTGVTVTALMPGPTDTNFFHRAGMDDTKVGADKKDDAAEVAKQGFEALMAGKDDIIAGSLKTKILASVSKVLPDTVNAELHSQLTKPESANQ; encoded by the coding sequence ATAAACAGTTCGTTGACCCGGCCCTTGGCTGTCGTGACGGGTGCCTCTAACGGTATCGGCTATGAACTCGCCAAACAGTTTGCTCAAAACGGATTCGATCTCCTAGTCACCGCCACCGGAGCGAGCATCAATGAAGCGGCTCAAGCCTTTGAGGGGCTCGGTGCCCAAGTCGAGACAGTGCAGGCAGACCTCGCTACCTACGACGGTGTTGAGACGCTCTACAACCACATAAAAGCGACTAATCGGCCAGTGGAGGCGATCGCAATTAATGCAGGTGTCGGCGTCGGTGGCGACTTTGCCCGCGAGACAGACTTGAAGGACGAACTAAATCTGATTAACCTCAACGTTGTCTCGTCTGTGCATTTGGCTAAACGGGTAGTTAAGGATATGGTCGATCGCGGCCAGGGACGGATTCTATTCACTTCCTCCATTGCCGCCCTAATGCCGGGGCCATTCGAGGCAGTCTACGCAGCATCTAAAGCATTTATACACTCCTTCTCAGAAGGGCTGCGTAACGAGTTAAAGGACACAGGCGTCACTGTTACCGCCCTGATGCCAGGGCCGACGGATACTAACTTCTTCCATCGGGCGGGAATGGACGACACGAAGGTGGGCGCAGACAAGAAAGACGACGCGGCCGAAGTTGCCAAGCAGGGCTTCGAGGCGCTGATGGCCGGTAAGGACGACATTATCGCCGGTTCACTTAAGACAAAGATTCTGGCCAGCGTGAGCAAGGTTTTGCCTGATACCGTCAATGCCGAACTGCACAGTCAACTTACTAAACCGGAATCTGCTAACCAATAA
- the egtD gene encoding L-histidine N(alpha)-methyltransferase, which produces MKSPRLSDTTNSALTKENRLHLERLVSAAALTPAEINAGSDAVSGLTQTPKSLPPKYFYDDRGSKLFELICQLPEYYLTRTETAILQGCAGAIANLTGPCEIVELGSGSSTKTRILLDAYSQLEYPLHYLPIDISPTILESSACQLLADYPSLQIHGLVSTYELALAKIAPSPLPTRMICFLGSTLGNLNAQECDLFFSQIVGALQPGEYFLLGIDLDKSKDILEPAYDDSQGVTAAFNLNMLRHLNRKFEGNFDLAQFEHWAFYNQEECQIEMHLKSKKTQTVQLRSLNLTVEFAAGETIRSEISRKFNLNTVKKELSQRGLMPVQVWTDPNQWFGLMLCQLSDVNK; this is translated from the coding sequence ATGAAATCCCCAAGACTGTCCGACACAACCAACTCAGCCTTAACGAAGGAAAACCGGCTGCACTTAGAGCGACTGGTGAGCGCTGCGGCACTGACACCCGCAGAAATCAATGCTGGCAGCGATGCAGTTAGCGGGTTGACTCAAACCCCTAAATCCCTGCCTCCAAAGTATTTCTACGACGATCGCGGCTCAAAGCTGTTTGAGTTGATTTGTCAGTTGCCGGAATACTACTTGACACGCACTGAGACGGCTATTTTGCAAGGGTGCGCGGGGGCGATCGCAAATTTAACGGGCCCCTGCGAAATCGTCGAACTCGGCAGTGGTAGTTCCACCAAAACTCGGATTCTCCTCGATGCTTACAGTCAACTGGAATATCCCCTGCACTATTTGCCGATCGACATCAGTCCTACTATCCTAGAAAGCAGCGCTTGTCAACTGTTGGCAGATTATCCGTCGCTCCAGATTCACGGACTTGTCAGCACATACGAATTAGCCTTAGCTAAAATTGCACCGTCGCCGTTGCCAACCCGAATGATTTGCTTTCTAGGCAGTACCCTCGGCAATCTCAACGCTCAAGAATGCGATTTGTTCTTCTCGCAAATTGTCGGTGCATTGCAGCCGGGAGAGTATTTTTTGCTGGGAATTGACTTGGACAAATCTAAGGATATTTTAGAGCCTGCATACGATGACAGTCAAGGAGTAACGGCGGCATTTAACTTGAATATGCTGCGGCATTTAAATCGAAAATTTGAGGGAAATTTTGATTTAGCACAGTTCGAGCATTGGGCTTTTTACAATCAAGAGGAATGTCAAATTGAAATGCACTTAAAAAGTAAAAAAACGCAAACAGTGCAGTTGCGTTCTCTCAATTTAACGGTTGAATTCGCAGCGGGAGAAACTATCCGCAGCGAAATATCGCGCAAGTTTAATCTCAATACTGTAAAAAAAGAACTTTCGCAGCGTGGTTTAATGCCTGTGCAGGTTTGGACAGATCCAAATCAGTGGTTTGGCTTGATGCTTTGCCAACTTTCTGATGTTAATAAATGA
- a CDS encoding ComF family protein — translation MNKRQWTGLVKSFLNLFLKSNCPLCQRPAAGEFCPYCHKQLQRCQLTDPGRFWHSEQRVFVWGEYGGALKRAIAALKYDGNPQLAKPLGGWLAEAWLSFPELAIDNLTVVPIPMHKEKVKERGFNQAELLAESFCELTGLPLQRHGLDRVKNTQALFALTPQQRQAEMKNALSLGKDFRRRLPRDRVLLVDDIYTSGTTVKSAIKILEQSGISVYGTVALATPTKSDR, via the coding sequence ATGAACAAGCGACAATGGACGGGATTAGTCAAATCTTTTCTCAATCTATTTCTTAAGTCTAACTGTCCTCTTTGTCAGCGGCCGGCCGCCGGAGAGTTTTGTCCGTACTGTCACAAGCAACTTCAGCGATGTCAGTTAACCGATCCCGGTCGATTTTGGCATTCAGAGCAGCGTGTTTTTGTGTGGGGTGAGTATGGCGGGGCTCTCAAACGGGCGATCGCAGCTTTAAAATATGACGGCAATCCGCAATTAGCCAAACCTCTCGGCGGCTGGCTGGCAGAAGCTTGGCTGAGTTTTCCGGAATTAGCTATAGACAATTTAACAGTTGTACCGATTCCCATGCACAAAGAAAAGGTCAAGGAGCGCGGTTTTAATCAGGCGGAACTTTTGGCTGAAAGTTTTTGTGAGCTGACTGGTTTGCCTTTGCAGCGACACGGTTTGGATCGGGTGAAAAATACTCAGGCTTTATTCGCTCTGACGCCACAGCAGCGCCAAGCGGAAATGAAAAATGCTTTAAGTTTGGGGAAAGATTTTCGTCGTCGCCTTCCGCGCGATCGCGTGCTGTTAGTTGATGATATTTACACTAGCGGTACTACGGTTAAGTCGGCAATTAAAATATTGGAACAGTCAGGAATTTCGGTTTATGGAACTGTGGCACTTGCAACTCCTACTAAGAGCGATCGGTAG
- the egtB gene encoding ergothioneine biosynthesis protein EgtB, whose translation MISKSIQSCREAIYRDLQQCRRGTFKLFADIDYDTFCRQAHPDFSPVGWHLGHIAYTEDLWLLQRCAGLEPVLPQYHQLFAADILPKKQRVFLPTLPEVELYLDAVRKKVLDYLEVAPIEEQERLWRFIIQHESQHCETVAFVLQMQRKKEEGRGKKEEGRRKKEEGRLISNYRLPIADYQLQITDSQAIEIPGGEFYMGSDAAEALDNERSRHLCYLEAYSIDRYPVTCRQYRDFMESGGYQNPDWWSADGWKWLQGEAVSQPLYWSENPAFNNHPVCGVSWYEAEAYCNFIGKRLPSEAEWEKAARWDATNQTYRIYPWGEEPPNGSLCNHGNNIANTSPVDAFPKGASAIGCCDMLGNVWEWTASTFDAYPGFESYPYRGYSQVYFDGEHRVLKGGSWATFPQALRSTFRNWYYPGVRQIIAGFRCAK comes from the coding sequence GTGATATCGAAATCTATCCAATCTTGTAGAGAGGCAATATATCGCGATTTGCAGCAGTGTCGGCGCGGCACTTTCAAGCTATTTGCAGACATCGATTATGATACTTTTTGCCGCCAAGCTCATCCTGATTTTAGTCCGGTTGGCTGGCACTTAGGTCACATTGCTTATACTGAGGATTTGTGGCTGTTGCAACGATGTGCTGGCTTGGAACCTGTCTTGCCTCAATATCACCAACTGTTTGCTGCTGATATTTTGCCGAAAAAACAACGGGTTTTTCTGCCGACGTTACCTGAAGTTGAATTATATCTGGACGCGGTGAGAAAAAAGGTGTTAGATTATTTGGAAGTAGCGCCGATAGAGGAGCAAGAACGTCTCTGGCGGTTTATTATTCAGCACGAAAGCCAGCACTGCGAAACAGTTGCTTTCGTGTTGCAAATGCAAAGGAAGAAGGAAGAAGGAAGAGGGAAGAAGGAAGAAGGAAGAAGGAAGAAGGAAGAAGGAAGATTAATTTCCAATTACCGATTACCAATTGCAGATTACCAATTACAAATTACGGATTCCCAGGCGATTGAAATTCCGGGCGGAGAATTTTACATGGGAAGCGATGCTGCTGAGGCTTTGGATAACGAGCGATCGCGCCACCTGTGTTATTTAGAAGCATACTCGATCGATCGCTATCCCGTCACTTGCCGTCAATACCGAGATTTCATGGAATCCGGCGGCTATCAAAACCCTGATTGGTGGTCAGCAGACGGCTGGAAATGGCTGCAAGGCGAAGCCGTCTCTCAACCGCTTTACTGGTCAGAAAATCCAGCTTTCAACAACCATCCAGTTTGCGGTGTCAGTTGGTACGAAGCCGAAGCTTACTGCAACTTTATCGGCAAGCGTTTGCCATCGGAAGCAGAATGGGAAAAAGCTGCGAGGTGGGATGCCACAAATCAAACATATCGCATCTATCCTTGGGGAGAAGAACCGCCAAACGGCAGCCTGTGCAATCACGGCAATAATATTGCCAATACCTCGCCAGTTGATGCCTTTCCCAAAGGAGCAAGTGCGATCGGCTGCTGCGATATGTTGGGCAATGTTTGGGAGTGGACTGCTTCAACCTTTGACGCCTATCCGGGATTTGAAAGTTATCCTTACAGGGGCTATTCTCAAGTTTATTTTGATGGAGAACACCGCGTTTTGAAAGGGGGGAGTTGGGCAACTTTTCCGCAGGCACTGCGATCGACCTTTCGGAATTGGTACTATCCGGGCGTGCGGCAAATTATTGCTGGTTTTCGCTGCGCTAAGTAG
- a CDS encoding Uma2 family endonuclease, protein MVTSIQSPSKISLEEFLLLPETKPASEYVDGQISQKAMPQGKHSTLQIKFSSAINQVGKAQKLAYAFPELRCTFGGRSLVPDIAVFEWSRIPLNANGEIENRFEIVPDWTIEILSPDQNPTRVINNILFCLNHNAKLGWLIDPEEKLVLVFKPQQQPEAKENQDILPVLDVLSDLQMSADDLFGLLSFDRP, encoded by the coding sequence ATGGTAACGTCAATTCAGTCTCCGTCAAAGATTTCTCTGGAAGAGTTTCTGCTGCTTCCCGAAACTAAGCCGGCTAGCGAGTATGTTGACGGTCAAATTTCTCAAAAAGCTATGCCCCAAGGAAAACACAGCACGTTACAAATCAAATTTTCATCCGCTATTAATCAAGTTGGCAAAGCGCAGAAGTTAGCTTATGCGTTTCCAGAATTGCGCTGCACTTTTGGGGGACGTTCTCTTGTTCCAGATATTGCCGTGTTTGAGTGGTCGCGCATTCCTCTCAATGCTAATGGAGAAATAGAAAATAGGTTTGAAATTGTGCCGGATTGGACAATTGAGATTTTATCGCCGGATCAAAATCCAACTCGCGTCATTAATAATATTTTGTTTTGCTTAAATCACAATGCTAAACTGGGTTGGTTGATTGACCCGGAAGAAAAATTAGTTCTAGTTTTTAAACCGCAGCAACAACCAGAGGCGAAGGAGAATCAGGATATTTTACCTGTGCTCGATGTGCTGTCGGATTTGCAAATGTCGGCGGATGATTTGTTTGGGCTGTTAAGTTTCGATCGCCCTTGA
- a CDS encoding chemotaxis protein: MLRKMNLQTRLIGAFLIMGLLVFLVAWVGGNSTSNLSQHIDTIGKNNLPSIEALWKINEGQTQIESSERALINPALSQAERQDALNRMDKAWQQIQDGFKAYEATPRTADENALYQQMFKYWEKWKQEDQELLRINQEFEKVGILNPLGLQLNLINQGKSNSPEMARAKTASNLLNKLSQQSKVIRIEFIKAEKAILSVAASNRKQADDAYKTAENDIRNTQGAVLLAMTVGPLTAISLGTALSIAIAKPLDKALKGIINMIVSSSTEIAATIEQQERIAVQQAASVNQTTTTMDELGASSRQSAMQAESALENASNVLNLAAEGSKVVHKTQQGMLSLTEKVGAIAEQVLHLSQQTNQIANITNLVSDLANQTNMLAINATVEAVRSGEQGKGFGVVAREIRRLADESKQSSAQINDLVNDIKNAINKTVMVTDEGKKTLDNSLKLTEGTADNFSNVANAINSVVVSSQQIYLNTKQQAIAIEQVVDAMNVLNKGATETASGITQSRIGTQTLNKAALNLTSLV, translated from the coding sequence ATGTTGAGAAAAATGAATTTACAAACCAGACTGATCGGCGCATTTCTGATTATGGGACTTTTAGTATTTTTAGTTGCTTGGGTAGGAGGGAACTCAACATCTAATCTCAGTCAACACATAGATACTATAGGTAAAAATAATTTACCGAGTATTGAAGCATTATGGAAAATTAACGAGGGACAAACCCAAATTGAGTCATCCGAGAGAGCGCTAATTAATCCGGCACTCAGTCAAGCAGAAAGGCAAGATGCCTTAAACAGAATGGACAAGGCTTGGCAGCAGATTCAAGATGGGTTTAAAGCATACGAAGCCACTCCACGTACCGCAGATGAAAACGCACTATATCAACAAATGTTTAAGTATTGGGAGAAGTGGAAGCAGGAAGATCAAGAACTCCTGCGAATTAATCAAGAATTTGAGAAAGTGGGAATTTTGAATCCTTTGGGCTTGCAGCTAAACCTAATTAATCAAGGTAAAAGTAATTCGCCAGAAATGGCAAGAGCCAAAACAGCTAGTAACCTTTTGAATAAACTTAGTCAGCAATCTAAGGTAATTCGGATTGAATTTATAAAGGCAGAAAAAGCCATCTTATCCGTAGCTGCATCCAACAGAAAGCAAGCAGACGACGCTTATAAAACCGCAGAAAATGATATTAGGAATACTCAAGGAGCTGTATTATTGGCTATGACAGTTGGACCGCTAACAGCGATTAGTTTAGGAACAGCTTTAAGCATAGCGATCGCCAAACCTTTAGATAAAGCGCTGAAAGGTATTATTAATATGATTGTCAGTTCTTCTACCGAGATCGCTGCGACAATTGAGCAACAGGAACGTATTGCTGTACAACAAGCTGCTTCTGTTAATCAAACAACTACCACAATGGATGAATTGGGCGCATCATCGAGGCAATCAGCTATGCAAGCCGAGTCAGCCCTTGAGAATGCCAGTAATGTCTTAAACCTGGCAGCAGAAGGCAGTAAAGTAGTGCATAAAACCCAGCAGGGAATGTTGAGTTTAACGGAAAAAGTCGGAGCTATCGCCGAGCAAGTTTTACATTTGAGCCAGCAAACCAATCAGATTGCTAATATTACCAATTTAGTCAGCGATTTGGCTAATCAAACTAATATGCTGGCAATTAACGCTACAGTGGAAGCAGTACGCAGCGGAGAACAAGGAAAGGGGTTTGGGGTGGTGGCGAGGGAAATTCGCCGACTCGCAGATGAAAGCAAACAATCGTCGGCTCAGATTAATGATTTAGTAAACGATATTAAGAATGCCATTAATAAGACAGTGATGGTAACAGATGAGGGCAAAAAAACTTTAGATAATAGCCTGAAATTGACTGAAGGTACGGCGGATAATTTTAGCAATGTTGCTAATGCTATTAACAGTGTTGTTGTCAGCAGTCAGCAAATTTATCTCAATACCAAACAGCAGGCGATCGCTATTGAGCAAGTGGTAGATGCGATGAATGTTCTGAATAAAGGAGCAACGGAAACAGCCAGCGGTATTACCCAAAGTCGAATTGGCACTCAAACACTTAACAAAGCTGCTTTAAATCTCACATCCTTAGTTTAA
- a CDS encoding RNA-binding protein, whose amino-acid sequence MTIYIGNLSYRATEEDLTAVFAEYGTVKRVVLPTDRETGRMRGFAFVEMMEDAQEDAAIAELDGAEWMGRPLRVNKAKPKEEGNRGAGIKRNDGY is encoded by the coding sequence ATGACTATCTACATTGGAAATCTGTCTTACCGCGCCACCGAAGAAGACCTGACAGCAGTATTTGCAGAATACGGCACAGTCAAGCGAGTTGTCTTGCCTACCGACAGGGAAACCGGTCGGATGCGCGGTTTTGCATTTGTTGAGATGATGGAGGATGCCCAAGAAGACGCTGCAATTGCCGAATTAGACGGCGCAGAGTGGATGGGACGCCCCTTGCGAGTGAACAAAGCTAAACCGAAAGAAGAGGGAAATCGAGGCGCAGGTATCAAGAGAAACGACGGATATTAG
- a CDS encoding 2'-5' RNA ligase family protein, which translates to MNQSKQRFFIGLVPPPDIEQHISDIQLYFAEHYNSRGALNSPPHITLQPPFHSLAEDVPTLEQSLKEFSANRLSIPVTLSGFAAFAPRVIYADVVKSPELLEIHKDLMSYMEATLGIVDRVSQSRPFVPHMTVAFRDLTKQNFHTAWLEFSGRSLHFEFTASALTLLLHNGSRWNISNLFPLSA; encoded by the coding sequence ATGAACCAGTCAAAACAGCGATTTTTTATTGGCCTAGTGCCGCCTCCCGATATTGAACAGCACATTAGTGACATTCAACTGTATTTTGCGGAACACTACAACAGCCGCGGCGCTTTGAATTCGCCGCCGCACATCACGCTGCAACCTCCTTTTCACTCGTTAGCGGAGGATGTTCCAACATTAGAGCAAAGTTTGAAGGAGTTTTCGGCAAATCGGCTGTCAATTCCGGTTACTCTATCCGGTTTTGCTGCTTTCGCGCCCCGCGTCATTTACGCTGATGTTGTCAAATCACCCGAATTGCTGGAGATTCACAAAGATTTGATGAGTTATATGGAGGCAACTTTGGGAATAGTCGATCGAGTTTCTCAGAGTCGCCCATTTGTACCGCACATGACAGTAGCGTTTCGCGATTTAACTAAGCAGAATTTTCACACGGCTTGGTTGGAATTCTCCGGGCGATCGCTCCACTTTGAGTTTACCGCTTCGGCATTAACCTTGCTGCTTCATAACGGCAGCCGATGGAACATCAGCAACCTGTTCCCGCTTTCGGCCTAA
- a CDS encoding phosphoenolpyruvate synthase, with product MKNLYWLDKIQPSDRDAVGEKAFYLSCLLQKNHPVVPGFVVPAQTFWQFLESIECLEPLFADWPHSSLHLNVDEPRQLQSIARSIRHQILAGKLPDSLLSTLESAVSQLNSQSNLNSTALIFRPSLTSWNPKTVGILESQAVRAEPEAIGAGLKRAWAEMFRARSLFYWQRCGLRVQQINPAVLVQPLQEAIAAGEVKTKAGAQWEIQATSGLGLSLARGETIPDYYQVQPETSAVKFQRVGYKTLAYNLKVGDGKPKKKLLLGKFAAFPIPDSPFIIPDFADCCVQVLGLGEEAQTEYVLEESQLQEIIELSKKALAEFDSDLILEWTLNQTVNSGEPQFYFTQVRLVKGEKVAPIEENPIALPQPNSIAPARTPAILRGVAAASGKAEAIAQVMTNSHPENAEFLAGGILVARTIDPNWLPWLKVAAGVIAEQGGLTCHGAILARELGIPAVVGVAGATRAIASGDSVLVDGDSGEVFALAQHDAIETGDSGRLRDTAKKADTYSTAAKMSIAKHQSSTSDRSSNSAPKSRQSESTQYVWGPPTATQLLVNVSQTSSIDRLKNLPIDGIGLLRSELMALEALDCQNPKVWLQDGRQSEFVDRMADCLSLFAAAVSPRPIFYRSLDLRESGAHGSFSYTFEPELFDWELCVLQKVCESGHTNVNLILPFVRSVEEFIYCRQRLETVWKNRSTEFQMWIMAEVPSVLFLLPDYVKAGVQGISIGTNDLTQLLLGVHRNSDQVAGAFNGRDQAVMRAIEQLIKQARAAGIPCSICGDAPALYPETVESFVRWGISSISVNVDAAEQTSRAIVRAEQRLLLEAARSIINN from the coding sequence GTGAAAAACCTCTACTGGTTAGACAAAATTCAACCTTCAGACCGAGATGCAGTGGGAGAAAAAGCATTTTACTTGAGCTGTTTGCTCCAGAAAAATCATCCTGTTGTACCGGGTTTTGTCGTGCCGGCTCAAACATTTTGGCAGTTTTTAGAGTCGATCGAGTGCCTAGAACCGCTGTTTGCTGACTGGCCACACTCTTCCCTGCACTTGAATGTCGATGAACCCAGACAACTGCAATCGATCGCCCGCAGCATCCGCCACCAAATCCTCGCCGGCAAACTGCCAGATTCACTGCTCTCCACCCTAGAGTCTGCTGTTTCTCAACTCAACTCACAGTCAAACTTAAACTCCACAGCCTTAATTTTTCGCCCTTCCCTGACTTCCTGGAACCCGAAAACAGTCGGCATTCTGGAATCTCAGGCAGTACGGGCAGAACCCGAAGCCATTGGGGCCGGACTCAAACGAGCTTGGGCAGAAATGTTCAGAGCCCGAAGTCTATTTTACTGGCAGCGGTGCGGCCTGCGGGTACAGCAAATCAATCCCGCAGTTTTGGTGCAGCCACTTCAAGAAGCGATCGCCGCAGGCGAGGTGAAAACAAAGGCGGGCGCACAGTGGGAAATCCAAGCCACCAGCGGTTTGGGATTGTCCCTCGCTAGGGGAGAAACCATCCCCGATTACTATCAAGTGCAGCCAGAAACAAGCGCCGTTAAATTCCAGCGGGTCGGTTACAAAACATTAGCCTACAATCTCAAAGTCGGCGATGGTAAACCGAAAAAAAAACTGCTGCTGGGCAAGTTTGCTGCTTTCCCAATCCCTGATTCTCCATTTATAATTCCTGATTTTGCTGATTGTTGCGTGCAAGTTTTAGGCCTGGGAGAGGAAGCACAAACAGAATACGTTTTAGAGGAATCGCAACTGCAAGAAATCATTGAATTGAGTAAAAAAGCGCTGGCAGAATTTGACTCAGATTTAATTTTAGAGTGGACGCTAAACCAGACAGTAAACAGCGGCGAACCGCAGTTTTATTTCACTCAAGTTCGTCTTGTGAAAGGGGAAAAAGTCGCGCCGATAGAGGAAAATCCGATCGCCCTCCCGCAGCCAAACTCAATCGCCCCAGCCCGAACTCCTGCGATACTCAGAGGTGTGGCAGCAGCATCAGGAAAAGCCGAAGCAATTGCCCAAGTTATGACTAATTCCCACCCAGAAAACGCGGAATTCTTAGCCGGAGGCATTTTGGTAGCCCGGACAATCGATCCGAATTGGCTGCCTTGGCTGAAGGTTGCTGCTGGGGTGATTGCGGAACAAGGAGGCCTGACATGCCACGGCGCCATTTTAGCTAGAGAATTGGGGATTCCCGCCGTTGTGGGAGTGGCAGGGGCCACTCGGGCGATCGCCTCGGGCGATTCGGTTTTGGTAGACGGCGATAGCGGAGAAGTTTTTGCCCTCGCCCAACACGATGCGATCGAGACAGGAGACAGCGGCCGACTTCGGGACACAGCAAAAAAGGCAGATACATACAGTACAGCAGCAAAAATGTCAATAGCCAAGCACCAATCTTCTACCTCCGATCGATCGTCCAATTCCGCGCCTAAATCTCGACAATCTGAGTCTACTCAATATGTTTGGGGTCCACCAACGGCGACTCAACTGCTAGTTAATGTCAGTCAAACAAGTTCGATTGACCGCCTCAAAAATCTGCCAATAGACGGCATCGGATTGCTGCGATCGGAATTAATGGCATTAGAAGCTTTGGACTGTCAAAACCCCAAAGTTTGGCTACAAGACGGCCGCCAATCGGAATTTGTCGATCGCATGGCGGATTGCCTCAGCTTATTTGCTGCTGCCGTTTCGCCGCGGCCAATATTTTATCGATCTCTCGATTTACGGGAGTCAGGCGCCCACGGCAGTTTCAGTTATACCTTTGAACCGGAATTATTTGATTGGGAACTCTGCGTACTTCAAAAAGTCTGCGAGTCAGGCCATACCAATGTTAATTTAATTTTGCCTTTCGTGCGCTCGGTTGAGGAGTTTATATACTGCCGACAGCGCTTAGAAACAGTTTGGAAAAACCGCTCAACCGAGTTTCAAATGTGGATTATGGCGGAAGTTCCTTCGGTGTTATTTTTATTGCCCGATTACGTAAAAGCCGGAGTTCAAGGAATTTCCATCGGCACTAACGATTTAACCCAATTGCTATTAGGAGTTCACCGCAACTCCGACCAGGTAGCAGGTGCTTTCAACGGGCGCGATCAAGCAGTGATGAGGGCGATCGAACAATTAATCAAACAGGCCCGGGCCGCCGGCATTCCTTGCTCAATCTGCGGCGACGCTCCCGCATTGTATCCCGAGACAGTGGAATCCTTCGTGCGGTGGGGAATTTCGTCTATTTCGGTCAATGTCGATGCTGCAGAACAAACTTCCAGGGCGATCGTCCGCGCCGAACAGCGCCTGCTGCTAGAAGCCGCTCGATCGATAATTAACAATTAA
- the egtC gene encoding ergothioneine biosynthesis protein EgtC produces the protein MCRLLGYLGEPILLDAILYKPEHSLIVQSYEPREMTSGVLNADGFGLGWYHPHLDTDPFTYKNVQPIWSDVNLPSISRYVESGCAIGYVRSATSGQAVDLSNCQPFQNDRLLFVHNGFVKNFRQTLYRPIRDRLSDTIYQSINGTTDSEHIFGLFVNELTAANMTLEAALQNTLKTVAELANFHQVEFSANIIISDGHQLVASRFAAQKTPPSLYWLRDDLNFPNSVIIASEPLFAGNWHECPVQSIISTGVERDIEIYPIL, from the coding sequence ATGTGCCGTTTGCTTGGCTACCTCGGGGAGCCGATTTTACTCGATGCTATTCTGTACAAGCCGGAACATTCCCTAATTGTGCAGAGTTACGAGCCCCGCGAAATGACTTCTGGCGTACTCAATGCTGACGGTTTTGGTCTTGGTTGGTATCACCCGCACCTAGATACTGACCCGTTCACCTATAAAAATGTACAGCCAATTTGGAGCGACGTTAACCTTCCGAGTATCAGTCGATACGTTGAATCTGGATGCGCGATCGGATATGTTCGCAGTGCAACTTCAGGACAAGCTGTAGATTTGAGCAACTGTCAGCCGTTTCAGAACGATCGCCTGCTGTTCGTACACAACGGCTTCGTGAAGAATTTTCGGCAAACTCTTTACAGACCAATTCGCGATCGACTCAGCGATACCATTTATCAATCAATTAACGGCACTACAGATTCAGAGCATATCTTCGGTTTGTTTGTCAATGAATTGACAGCCGCTAATATGACTCTAGAAGCTGCTTTGCAAAACACGCTGAAAACTGTGGCAGAGCTAGCCAACTTTCACCAAGTAGAATTTTCAGCTAATATCATTATCAGCGACGGACACCAGCTCGTTGCCTCTCGCTTTGCTGCCCAAAAAACCCCTCCTTCCCTCTATTGGCTGCGGGACGATTTAAATTTCCCGAATTCTGTCATCATTGCTTCTGAACCTTTATTTGCAGGCAATTGGCACGAGTGCCCAGTCCAGAGCATTATCAGTACCGGAGTAGAGCGTGATATCGAAATCTATCCAATCTTGTAG